A window of the Vigna angularis cultivar LongXiaoDou No.4 chromosome 3, ASM1680809v1, whole genome shotgun sequence genome harbors these coding sequences:
- the LOC108344005 gene encoding uncharacterized protein LOC108344005, translated as MAYLSANLNSVSVLNGINFKDWKENIEIVISCMNLDLTLTIEKPLSLKDSSTCDERTKYEKWDHSNRMSLMIIKRDIPEVYRGTISEEITSAIDFLDKIEKRFVKSEKVEASALLQSLVSMRY; from the coding sequence ATGGCTTATTTATCTGCCAACTTAAATTCAGTTTCAGTCCTCAACGGTATAAATTTTAAGGACTGGAAAGAGAACATAGAGATAGTTATTAGCTGCATGAATCTCGACCTCACATTAACGATTGAGAAACCTCTTTCTCTTAAGGACTCAAGTACTTGTGATGAGCGGACAAAATATGAGAAGTGGGATCACTCAAATCGCATGAGTTTGATGATCATTAAGCGCGACATTCCAGAGGTCTATAGAGGTACTATATCTGAGGAAATTACAAGTGCTATAGATTTCCTTGATAAGATTGAAAAACGTTTTGTGAAAAGCGAAAAGGTAGAAGCAAGTGCACTTCTTCAAAGCTTGGTTTCCATGAGGTATTAA